One region of Vigna angularis cultivar LongXiaoDou No.4 chromosome 10, ASM1680809v1, whole genome shotgun sequence genomic DNA includes:
- the LOC108321290 gene encoding pathogenesis-related thaumatin-like protein 3.5 produces MAPSSRLSTSFLTLCLFQFLTGSYSTTFTIVNKCSYTVWPGILSGAGTSPLSITGFALQSGESNVVSVPPAWSGRLWGRTLCSQDDAGKFSCVTGDCGSSTVECAGGNAAPPATLAEFTLNGAGGLDFFDVSLVDGYNLPMIVEPQGGTGGRNCTATGCVVDLNTPCPTELKVTSSGEGVACRSACEAFNDPQYCCSGAYATPDTCKPSSYSQFFKSACPRAYSYAYDDGTSTFTCASADYTITFCPQPSTSSIKSGNPMAVETSGADLDGRYNRVMAVVVSVLVAFVSTTEFGGLSLAVSL; encoded by the exons ATGGCTCCTTCATCTCGACTCTCCACCTCTTTTCTCACACTATGTCTCTTCCAATTTCTAACAG GTTCCTACTCGACGACATTCACCATTGTGAACAAGTGCAGCTACACAGTGTGGCCCGGCATTTTATCCGGTGCCGGAACCTCGCCGCTCTCCATCACCGGCTTTGCTTTGCAGTCCGGCGAGTCCAACGTTGTCAGTGTGCCACCCGCCTGGTCCGGGCGCCTCTGGGGACGTACCCTCTGCTCCCAAGACGACGCCGGAAAATTCTCCTGCGTCACCGGAGATTGTGGCTCCTCAACCGTGGAATGCGCCGGAGGTAACGCCGCCCCGCCGGCCACACTAGCAGAGTTCACTCTGAACGGAGCCGGCGGGCTGGATTTCTTCGACGTGAGCCTGGTTGACGGTTACAACCTCCCGATGATCGTGGAGCCCCAGGGCGGAACCGGCGGCAGAAACTGCACCGCGACGGGGTGCGTGGTGGACCTGAACACGCCGTGCCCCACGGAGCTCAAGGTGACGAGCAGCGGCGAGGGCGTGGCGTGTAGAAGCGCGTGCGAAGCTTTCAATGATCCACAGTACTGCTGCAGTGGCGCTTACGCGACGCCCGACACATGCAAACCCAGTTCCTACTCGCAGTTCTTCAAGAGCGCGTGCCCACGCGCTTACAGCTACGCTTACGACGATGGCACCAGCACCTTCACTTGCGCCTCTGCGGATTATACCATCACTTTCTGCCCGCAACCCTCCACAAG TTCGATAAAATCGGGGAACCCAATGGCGGTGGAAACCTCTGGAGCTGATTTAGACGGAAGGTACAACCGTGTTATGGCGGTGGTTGTTTCTGTTTTGGTGGCGTTTGTATCAACAACCGAGTTTGGTGGTCTTTCACTGGCGGTGTCGCTATAA
- the LOC108321289 gene encoding ferredoxin--NADP reductase, leaf isozyme, chloroplastic: protein MATAVTAAVSFPASKSTSLPTRTSITAPDRVLFKKVSLQYRDVSVSGRVVSVRAQVTTEAPAKVEKESKKQDEGVVVNKFRPKDPYVGRCLLNTKITGDDAPGETWHMVFSTEGEVPYREGQSIGVIADGVDKNGKPHKLRLYSIASSALGDFGDSKTVSLCVKRLVYTNENGELVKGVCSNFLCDLKPGADVKITGPVGKEMLMPKDPNATVIMLATGTGIAPFRSFLWKMFFEKYDDYKFNGLAWLFLGVPTSSSLLYKEEFEKMKEKAPDNFRLDFAVSREQTNEKGEKMYIQTRMAQYAEELWELLKKDNTFVYMCGLKGMEQGIDDIMVSLAARDGIDWIDYKKQLKKAEQWNVEVY from the exons ATGGCTACTGCGGTTACTGCTGCAGTTTCCTTTCCTGCTTCTAAGTCCACATCTCTTCCGACCAGAACCTCCATCACTGCCCCAGATAGAGTCCTCTTCAAGAAG GTTTCGTTGCAATACAGAGATGTCTCAGTGAGTGGAAGGGTGGTTTCAGTAAGAGCCCAGGTCACCACGGAGGCACCTGCAAAGGTTGAAAAGGAATCCAAGAAACAAGATGAAGGTGTGGTCGTGAACAAGTTCAGACCCAAGGACCCATATGTTGGTAGGTGTCTTCTCAACACAAAGATCACTGGGGATGATGCACCTGGAGAAACTTGGCACATGGTCTTCAGCACCGAGG GAGAAGTTCCTTACAGAGAAGGACAATCAATTGGGGTAATTGCTGATGGGGTCGACAAGAATGGCAAACCTCACAAACTGAGATTGTATTCTATTGCCAGCAGTGCCCTTGGTGATTTTGGAGATTCCAAAACT GTTTCTTTATGCGTGAAACGTCTTGTGTACACAAATGAAAACGGAGAACTTGTCAAGGGAGTTTGCTCAAATTTCTTGT GCGACTTAAAACCAGGAGCCGATGTAAAAATCACTGGACCTGTTGGTAAAGAGATGCTTATGCCAAAAGATCCCAATGCCACAGTCATCATG TTGGCCACTGGAACTGGAATTGCCCCATTTCGCTCATTTTTATGGAAAATGTTCTTCGAGAAGTATGATGACTACAAG TTCAATGGTTTGGCATGGCTCTTCTTGGGTGTTCCCACAAGCAGCTCACTACTTTATAAGGAG GAATTTGAAAAGATGAAGGAGAAAGCACCCGACAACTTCAGACTAGACTTTGCTGTGAGCAGAGAGCAGACAAACGAGAAGGGAGAAAAGATGTACATCCAAACTAGAATGGCTCAATATGCAGAAGAGTTATGGGAATTGCTGAAGAAAGATAACACTTTTGTCTACATGTGTGGATTGAAAGGAATGGAACAGGGAATCGATGACATAATGGTGTCATTGGCAGCAAGAGATG GTATCGATTGGATTGATTACAAGAAGCAATTGAAGAAGGCAGAACAATGGAATGTGGAAGTATACTGA